One part of the Roseomonas gilardii genome encodes these proteins:
- a CDS encoding DUF4159 domain-containing protein gives MNLGPLLFAAPWLLLALPALPLLWWLLRVTPPSPKRQSFPPTRLLRDLPVAEETPARTPWWLLLLRLAAAALIVLGLARPIWDAAAGAGGQGPLLLAIDNGWASAPDWPQRMATARAALEAAGRDDRPVSLLATAPAPDGQPPAPTPPLPAREATTRLAALRPQPWAPDRAAAATALASWRQANGGQAASLFITDGLTHAGGDSVLATALAEMGPLTVAGRDPALPLRILPPPVAEADRLRLTIRQTPSATPGEAAVLARTADGRTLARAAVAIPAGAGSAEGTLELPLEIREQVVRLELEGETGAAGSVLLDERFRRRPVGLLAGDGAADTPLTGTLFYLDRALQPFVEVRRGPLETLLSRKLAVLVLADYPLTEAREVQAVTRFVEEGGLLLRFAGPRMAEHPDPLLPVTLRAGERQLGGSLSWEKPQPLAAFPDNSPFAGLPVPPEVAIRTQVLAEPAPRLSERTWATLADGTPLVTGLGRGAGRIVLVHVTANADWSDLPLSGLFVDMLRRLVALSSGVAEAEGTARLAPIETMDGFGHLGPAPATATAIVARDLGGTVPGPAHPPGWYGTPGEGGERRALNLSAHVPAPVLAPPPPAGARAVVLGGVPVERDLGPWLLAAAMLLLLADLVLSLVQRGLLGREGGAGAAGLPRRAAMLVLLLPLGFAGPAQAQAPSRNDRAMPAEDAPALATRLAYVATGDAALDEVSRAGLAGLSDYVNRRTAATLAEPAAVRPGVDDLSFYPLLYWPVSPDAGDLDDRAAEAVNGFMRNGGIVLFDTRDEGSGEGMAPGAKEALRRVTRNLDIPPLAPLPEDHVLRRAFYLLAEVPGRWAGGTVWVARDVDRANDSVSPAIIGGADWASAWAVDARGNNPYAVVPGGARQRTLAYRFGVNLVIYALTGNYKGDQVHVPAILERLGQ, from the coding sequence ATGAATCTCGGTCCCCTGCTCTTCGCCGCGCCCTGGCTTCTGCTCGCCCTGCCGGCCCTGCCGCTGCTCTGGTGGCTGCTGCGGGTCACGCCGCCCTCCCCGAAGCGGCAGTCCTTCCCGCCCACGCGCCTGCTGCGCGACCTGCCGGTGGCGGAGGAGACGCCGGCCCGCACCCCCTGGTGGCTGCTGCTGCTGCGCCTCGCCGCGGCGGCGCTGATCGTGCTGGGGCTGGCGCGGCCGATCTGGGACGCGGCGGCGGGGGCGGGCGGGCAGGGGCCGCTGCTGCTTGCCATCGACAATGGCTGGGCCTCGGCCCCCGACTGGCCGCAGCGCATGGCCACCGCCCGCGCCGCGCTGGAGGCGGCGGGGCGCGACGACCGGCCGGTCTCCCTGCTGGCCACGGCGCCCGCGCCGGATGGACAGCCCCCGGCGCCCACGCCGCCCCTGCCGGCGCGGGAGGCCACGACCCGCCTCGCCGCGCTACGGCCGCAGCCCTGGGCGCCGGACCGTGCCGCCGCCGCCACGGCCCTGGCCTCCTGGCGGCAGGCGAATGGCGGGCAGGCTGCCTCGCTCTTCATCACCGACGGGCTGACCCATGCCGGCGGGGATTCGGTGCTGGCCACCGCGCTGGCGGAGATGGGGCCGCTCACCGTGGCGGGGCGCGACCCGGCCCTGCCCCTGCGCATCCTGCCGCCGCCGGTGGCGGAGGCCGACCGGCTGCGCCTGACCATCCGCCAGACCCCCTCGGCCACGCCGGGCGAGGCGGCGGTGCTGGCGCGCACCGCCGATGGCCGCACCCTGGCCCGCGCGGCCGTCGCCATTCCCGCCGGAGCGGGCAGTGCCGAGGGCACGCTGGAGCTGCCGCTGGAGATTCGCGAGCAGGTGGTGCGGCTGGAACTGGAGGGCGAGACCGGCGCCGCCGGCTCGGTGCTGCTGGACGAACGCTTCCGCCGCCGCCCCGTCGGCCTGCTGGCCGGGGACGGTGCCGCCGACACGCCGCTGACCGGCACGCTCTTCTATCTCGACCGCGCCCTGCAGCCTTTCGTGGAGGTGCGGCGCGGCCCGCTGGAGACGCTGCTGTCCCGCAAGCTCGCCGTGCTGGTCCTGGCCGACTATCCGCTGACCGAGGCGCGCGAGGTGCAGGCCGTCACCCGCTTCGTGGAGGAGGGCGGGCTGCTGCTGCGCTTCGCCGGGCCGCGCATGGCGGAACATCCCGATCCCCTGCTGCCGGTCACGCTGCGCGCCGGGGAGAGGCAGCTCGGCGGCTCGCTGTCCTGGGAGAAGCCGCAGCCCCTGGCCGCCTTCCCCGACAATTCCCCCTTCGCCGGCCTCCCCGTGCCGCCCGAGGTCGCCATCCGCACCCAGGTCCTGGCCGAGCCGGCGCCCCGGCTGAGCGAGCGGACCTGGGCGACGCTGGCCGACGGCACGCCGCTGGTCACCGGCCTGGGGCGCGGCGCGGGGCGGATCGTGCTGGTGCATGTGACCGCCAATGCCGACTGGTCCGACCTGCCGCTTTCCGGCCTCTTCGTGGACATGCTGCGGCGGCTGGTGGCGCTGTCCTCCGGCGTGGCGGAGGCCGAGGGCACGGCGCGCCTCGCCCCGATCGAGACGATGGACGGCTTCGGTCATCTCGGCCCCGCACCGGCCACCGCCACCGCCATCGTGGCGCGGGACCTCGGGGGCACCGTGCCCGGCCCCGCCCATCCGCCGGGCTGGTACGGAACGCCGGGCGAGGGCGGCGAGCGCCGGGCGCTGAACCTGTCTGCGCATGTCCCGGCCCCTGTGCTGGCGCCTCCTCCACCGGCCGGTGCGCGTGCCGTGGTGCTGGGCGGCGTGCCGGTGGAGCGTGACCTGGGCCCCTGGCTGCTGGCGGCGGCGATGCTGCTGCTGCTGGCGGATCTGGTGCTGTCGCTGGTGCAGCGCGGGCTGCTCGGGCGCGAGGGCGGGGCAGGAGCCGCCGGGCTTCCCCGCCGTGCCGCCATGCTGGTCCTGCTCCTGCCGCTGGGCTTCGCCGGACCCGCCCAGGCGCAGGCCCCGTCGCGGAACGACAGGGCCATGCCCGCCGAGGATGCCCCGGCCCTGGCCACCCGCCTCGCCTATGTGGCCACCGGCGACGCGGCGCTGGACGAGGTCTCGCGCGCCGGACTGGCGGGGCTGTCGGACTATGTGAACCGCCGGACCGCCGCCACGCTGGCCGAGCCCGCCGCGGTGCGCCCGGGTGTGGACGACCTTTCCTTCTATCCGCTGCTCTACTGGCCGGTCTCGCCCGATGCGGGCGACCTCGACGACCGGGCCGCGGAGGCGGTGAACGGCTTCATGCGCAACGGTGGCATCGTGCTCTTCGACACGCGCGACGAGGGCTCCGGCGAGGGCATGGCGCCCGGCGCCAAGGAGGCGCTGCGCCGGGTGACCCGGAACCTGGACATCCCGCCGCTCGCGCCGCTGCCGGAGGACCATGTGCTGCGCCGCGCCTTCTATCTGCTGGCCGAGGTGCCGGGGCGCTGGGCCGGCGGCACGGTCTGGGTGGCGCGCGACGTGGACCGTGCCAATGACAGCGTCAGCCCCGCCATCATCGGCGGCGCCGACTGGGCCTCGGCCTGGGCGGTCGATGCGCGCGGCAACAACCCCTATGCCGTGGTGCCCGGCGGGGCGCGGCAGCGCACGCTCGCCTACCGCTTCGGGGTGAACCTCGTGATCTACGCCCTCACCGGCAACTACAAGGGCGACCAGGTGCATGTCCCGGCCATCCTCGAACGGCTGGGGCAGTAG
- a CDS encoding DUF58 domain-containing protein: MALGLFRSGSAAGSSGGGGKPGPDSGSAIDRAARAEAAAGALPPLLVAAERVAATVMQGVHGRRRPGQGDAFWQFRPFVSGDSLARMDWRQSAKTDRLFVRETEWEAAQTVGLWRDAGPGMDWSGSPGRPTKRERAELLLLALGALLLRGGERLRLFGDGRALAGRGALPVLAEALARHTDPPRDQRLPRHARAVLLGDFLAPLEETRSAVSALAAQGVHGHLVQVLDPAEESLPFAGRVRFEALSGGDTTLVPRVEGIRELYAERLAAHRDGLAAIARAAGWNLLVHRTDQPPEAALLALWQALAPARGGGRGGA, translated from the coding sequence GTGGCGCTCGGCCTGTTCCGATCCGGAAGCGCCGCCGGCAGCTCCGGAGGAGGCGGGAAGCCCGGCCCGGACAGCGGCTCCGCCATCGACCGCGCCGCCCGTGCCGAGGCCGCCGCCGGGGCGCTGCCGCCGCTGCTGGTGGCCGCCGAGCGTGTCGCCGCCACGGTGATGCAGGGCGTGCACGGTCGCCGCCGCCCGGGGCAGGGCGATGCCTTCTGGCAGTTCCGTCCCTTCGTGTCCGGCGACAGCCTGGCGCGGATGGACTGGCGGCAGAGCGCCAAGACCGACCGGCTCTTCGTGCGGGAGACGGAGTGGGAGGCGGCCCAGACCGTGGGCCTCTGGCGCGATGCGGGACCGGGCATGGACTGGTCCGGCAGCCCCGGCCGCCCCACCAAGCGGGAGCGGGCGGAGCTCCTGTTGCTGGCCCTGGGGGCGTTGCTGCTGCGCGGCGGGGAACGGCTGCGCCTTTTCGGCGACGGGCGTGCCCTGGCTGGGCGCGGCGCCCTGCCGGTCCTGGCCGAGGCACTCGCGCGCCACACCGACCCGCCCCGCGACCAGCGCCTGCCACGCCACGCCCGCGCCGTGCTGCTGGGCGATTTCCTGGCGCCGCTGGAGGAAACGCGAAGCGCCGTCTCGGCCCTGGCGGCACAGGGCGTGCATGGCCATCTGGTACAGGTGCTCGATCCGGCGGAGGAAAGCCTGCCCTTCGCCGGACGGGTGCGGTTCGAGGCCCTGTCCGGAGGTGACACCACGCTGGTCCCGCGCGTCGAAGGCATCCGCGAACTCTATGCCGAGCGCCTGGCGGCGCATCGCGACGGCCTGGCCGCCATCGCCCGCGCCGCCGGCTGGAACCTGCTCGTCCACCGCACCGACCAGCCGCCGGAGGCCGCGCTCCTCGCCCTCTGGCAGGCCCTGGCCCCAGCCCGGGGCGGAGGGCGGGGCGGCGCATGA
- a CDS encoding AAA family ATPase: MAQAEILADRLGRAREAVGRVILGQEQVVEQVLTSLISGGHVLLVGVPGLGKTKLVETLATVLGMDARRVQFTPDLMPADILGSEVLEEAHEGENRGRRAFRFIKGPVFCQLLMADEINRASPRTQSALLQAMQERKVAVAGEVMDLPSPFHVLATQNPIEQEGTYPLPEAQLDRFLMEVEVGYPDAAAERAMLLATTGAVEEKAVAVLSPGELLAAQALVRRIPVGEKVLDAILDLVRGARPGEGGAEISRHLAYGPGPRAAQALMLATRARALLDGRLSPSLDDVAALCEPVLRHRLALSFAARADGVRLPEVIAALRAGIG, translated from the coding sequence ATGGCGCAGGCGGAAATATTGGCCGACCGGCTGGGCCGGGCACGCGAGGCCGTGGGGCGGGTGATCCTGGGCCAGGAACAGGTGGTGGAGCAGGTTCTCACCAGCCTGATCTCCGGCGGCCACGTGCTGCTGGTGGGCGTGCCGGGCCTTGGCAAGACCAAGCTGGTGGAAACCCTGGCCACCGTCCTGGGCATGGATGCGCGCCGGGTGCAGTTCACCCCGGATCTCATGCCGGCCGACATTCTGGGCTCCGAGGTGCTGGAGGAGGCCCATGAGGGGGAGAACCGCGGCCGCCGCGCCTTCCGCTTCATCAAGGGGCCGGTCTTCTGCCAGTTGCTGATGGCCGACGAGATCAACCGCGCCTCGCCCCGCACCCAGTCCGCCCTGTTGCAGGCGATGCAGGAGCGCAAGGTGGCCGTGGCCGGCGAGGTGATGGACCTTCCCTCGCCCTTCCACGTGCTGGCAACGCAGAACCCGATCGAGCAGGAGGGCACCTACCCGCTGCCGGAGGCCCAGCTCGACCGCTTCCTGATGGAGGTCGAGGTCGGCTACCCCGATGCCGCCGCCGAACGCGCCATGCTGCTCGCCACCACCGGCGCGGTGGAGGAGAAGGCGGTCGCCGTGCTCTCGCCGGGCGAGCTGCTGGCCGCGCAGGCGCTGGTGCGGCGTATCCCGGTGGGGGAGAAGGTGCTGGACGCGATCCTGGACCTGGTGCGCGGCGCCCGGCCCGGGGAGGGCGGCGCCGAGATCAGCCGCCACCTCGCCTATGGCCCCGGGCCGCGCGCCGCCCAGGCGCTGATGCTGGCCACCCGCGCCCGGGCGCTGCTGGACGGGCGGCTGTCCCCATCGCTGGACGATGTGGCGGCGCTCTGCGAGCCGGTGCTGCGGCACCGCCTCGCGCTCAGCTTCGCCGCGCGGGCGGACGGGGTGCGGTTGCCGGAGGTGATCGCCGCCCTGCGCGCCGGGATCGGCTGA
- a CDS encoding CoA pyrophosphatase: MPAPLPPSLSAREIAQRLTTALAPGRMPSLYPSTTPDSTGLPEELDAPPPPEETEPGTGLRRAAVLVPVVLGEAPSVMLTLRAATLSAHAGQVALPGGRIEAGETPEAAALREAAEEVGLDPRLPQILGRLPQHVTGTGYHVVPVVALLHPPFTVTPAPDEVAEVFEYPLARLLDPAQPERRNRLVEGRERAFWVWPHERHLVWGATAAILRNLALLLRG; the protein is encoded by the coding sequence TTGCCGGCCCCCCTTCCGCCCTCCCTTTCCGCCCGGGAGATCGCCCAGCGCCTGACGACGGCCCTGGCGCCGGGACGGATGCCGTCCCTCTATCCCAGCACCACGCCCGACAGCACCGGCCTGCCCGAGGAACTGGACGCGCCGCCTCCACCGGAGGAGACGGAGCCGGGGACCGGCCTGCGCCGCGCCGCCGTGCTGGTGCCCGTGGTGCTCGGCGAGGCCCCCTCGGTGATGCTGACCCTGCGCGCGGCCACGCTGTCCGCCCATGCCGGGCAGGTGGCACTGCCGGGCGGGCGGATCGAGGCGGGCGAGACACCCGAGGCCGCCGCCCTGCGCGAGGCCGCCGAGGAGGTCGGGCTCGACCCCCGCCTGCCGCAGATCCTGGGCCGCCTGCCGCAGCACGTGACCGGAACGGGCTATCATGTCGTGCCCGTGGTGGCCCTGCTGCACCCGCCCTTCACCGTGACGCCGGCCCCCGACGAGGTGGCCGAGGTCTTCGAGTACCCGCTGGCCCGCCTGCTCGACCCGGCGCAGCCGGAACGGCGGAATCGCCTCGTCGAGGGGCGGGAGCGCGCCTTCTGGGTCTGGCCGCATGAGCGGCACCTCGTCTGGGGCGCCACGGCGGCGATCCTGCGCAACCTCGCCCTGCTCCTGCGCGGCTGA
- a CDS encoding CCA tRNA nucleotidyltransferase — MRPDDAIPTEDLPGAPGDAPHARVLPPERLTRGAPLAVLRALPGSRAVGGCVRDALAGRPIADVDVGVPLPPEVAVPLLRSAGLKVVETGLAHGTVTAIGGGEPVEVTSLRRDVSTDGRHAEVEWTADWREDAARRDFTINAMSMDAEGNLWDWFGGRTDLAAGVVRFVGDPATRLREDYLRALRFFRFQARYGTGAPDAAALAAIREAVPGLARLSAERVWSETKRLLAAPAPSGALLLMLDSGVLAAILPEAVPSPSEMAAVTDRITALGRGIAAGLPPDPVLRLAALLPPGARGAGGRIARRLRFSNEERDVLEGLTDREPLPDPAPDDDFLRRWLSLRDDTGAPIREAWLAELRDGRDRAALRARMAAMPVPRFPLQGRDALAMGVPPGPQLGRMLRMVEEWWREGGCRADAGACRARLTELMKDITEGHWPTGQGRA, encoded by the coding sequence ATGCGCCCCGATGACGCGATCCCCACCGAAGACCTCCCCGGAGCGCCCGGCGATGCCCCCCATGCGCGGGTGCTGCCCCCGGAACGGCTGACCCGGGGCGCCCCCCTGGCCGTGTTGCGGGCACTGCCGGGCTCGCGCGCCGTGGGCGGCTGCGTGCGCGACGCGCTGGCGGGGCGGCCGATCGCCGATGTGGATGTCGGCGTGCCCCTGCCGCCCGAGGTCGCCGTGCCCCTGCTGCGCTCCGCCGGGCTGAAGGTGGTGGAGACCGGCCTCGCCCATGGTACCGTCACCGCGATCGGCGGCGGCGAGCCGGTGGAGGTGACCAGCCTGCGCCGTGACGTCAGCACCGACGGCCGCCATGCCGAGGTGGAATGGACCGCCGACTGGCGCGAGGATGCCGCTCGCCGCGACTTCACCATCAATGCCATGTCGATGGATGCGGAGGGCAACCTCTGGGACTGGTTCGGCGGACGGACGGATCTCGCGGCCGGGGTGGTGCGCTTCGTGGGCGATCCTGCGACGCGGCTGCGGGAGGACTACCTGCGCGCCCTGCGCTTCTTCCGCTTCCAGGCCCGCTACGGCACCGGCGCGCCGGACGCGGCGGCACTGGCGGCGATCCGCGAGGCGGTGCCGGGGCTGGCACGCCTGTCCGCCGAGCGGGTCTGGAGCGAGACGAAGCGCCTGCTAGCCGCGCCCGCCCCCTCCGGCGCGCTGCTGCTGATGCTGGATTCCGGCGTGCTGGCTGCGATCCTGCCCGAAGCGGTGCCCTCCCCGTCCGAGATGGCCGCCGTGACCGACCGCATCACCGCCCTCGGGCGCGGCATCGCCGCCGGCCTGCCGCCCGACCCGGTGCTGCGCCTCGCCGCGCTGCTCCCCCCCGGGGCACGCGGCGCCGGCGGACGGATCGCGCGGCGCCTGCGTTTTTCCAACGAGGAACGGGACGTGCTGGAGGGTCTCACGGACCGCGAGCCCCTGCCGGACCCGGCTCCGGACGACGATTTCCTGCGCCGCTGGCTTTCCCTGCGCGACGACACCGGGGCGCCGATCCGCGAAGCCTGGCTGGCCGAACTGCGCGACGGGCGGGACCGCGCGGCCCTGCGGGCGCGGATGGCGGCGATGCCGGTGCCCCGATTCCCGCTCCAGGGTCGCGACGCCCTGGCCATGGGTGTGCCGCCAGGGCCACAGCTGGGGCGGATGCTGCGGATGGTGGAGGAGTGGTGGCGAGAGGGGGGCTGCCGGGCGGATGCCGGGGCCTGCCGCGCGCGATTGACGGAACTGATGAAGGATATCACGGAAGGTCACTGGCCGACCGGCCAGGGGCGCGCATAA
- a CDS encoding DoxX family protein, giving the protein MPQDDVFAPSWAPRMLSILRIMTALLFLAHGTQKLFGFPAPQYMPAAFTMGWFAAVIELVGGVLLTLGLFTRAAAFICAGEMAFAYFIAHFPKSFFPAVNGGDAAVLFCFVFLYLFVAGGGTWSVDAARNRV; this is encoded by the coding sequence ATGCCCCAGGACGACGTCTTCGCCCCGAGCTGGGCGCCTCGCATGCTTTCCATATTGCGGATCATGACCGCGCTGCTGTTCCTGGCGCATGGCACGCAGAAGCTCTTCGGCTTCCCGGCCCCGCAGTACATGCCTGCGGCCTTCACCATGGGCTGGTTCGCGGCGGTGATCGAACTGGTCGGCGGCGTGCTGCTGACGCTGGGCCTCTTCACCCGCGCCGCGGCCTTCATCTGCGCCGGCGAGATGGCCTTCGCCTATTTCATCGCGCATTTCCCGAAGAGCTTCTTCCCCGCCGTGAACGGGGGCGATGCGGCCGTGCTGTTCTGCTTCGTCTTCCTCTACCTCTTCGTGGCCGGCGGCGGCACCTGGTCGGTGGACGCCGCCCGCAACCGGGTCTAG
- a CDS encoding ABC transporter ATP-binding protein, translating to MARPKHPPISAETTRALTRRLWRDYVRQHPRGILVAILCTGAVAGLTALYPVVIQQAFDLFTSGDPRITWLAPPAIILLTCFKALAQYGQAVSVQAVVLRVIESVQNDLFRALTRADLAIVAREAPARHAARFTADAQAIREALTKAINGVADLLTVVGLVGSMIWLDWQMTLVAALLYPIAVVPVLRLGKRIRRASGGMQDRVGELAATLTESFSAARMVRTYRLEESEEARARGAFAQLRAALMGINRIRSSLDPMLEAIGGVAVAAILAVVGWRVSQGIGTVGQFTGFVAALLIASRPVRALGSLNAALQEGLAGLSRVFAVMDTKPRITSPAGAPTLPPGHGRVEFADVAFAYEGGGDAALRGVSFVAEPGRTLALVGPSGAGKSTALALLPRLYDVTGGQVSLDGADVRTVSLDSLRDAIAYVGQDAVIFDDTAFSNIASGRPGATRAEVEDAARAAAAHGFLSALPQGYDTVLGPGGSRLSGGQKQRVSLARALLRNPRVLLLDEATSALDAENEAAVQEAIARLRAGRTTLVVAHRLSTVRDADLIVAMEGGRVAEQGTHAELMRHDGLYARLVRTQSFVVA from the coding sequence ATGGCCCGTCCCAAGCACCCCCCGATTTCCGCCGAGACCACCCGCGCCCTGACCCGGCGGCTGTGGCGCGACTATGTGCGCCAGCATCCGCGCGGCATCCTGGTGGCGATCCTCTGCACCGGGGCAGTGGCCGGGCTGACGGCGCTCTACCCGGTGGTGATCCAGCAGGCCTTCGACCTCTTCACCAGCGGCGACCCCCGGATCACCTGGCTGGCGCCGCCGGCCATCATCCTGCTGACCTGCTTCAAGGCGCTGGCGCAGTACGGGCAGGCGGTCTCGGTGCAAGCCGTGGTGCTGCGGGTGATCGAGTCGGTGCAGAACGACCTATTCCGCGCGCTCACCCGCGCCGACCTCGCCATCGTGGCGCGGGAGGCGCCGGCCCGGCACGCCGCCCGCTTCACCGCCGATGCCCAGGCGATCCGGGAGGCGCTGACCAAGGCGATCAACGGCGTGGCGGACCTGCTGACCGTGGTCGGGCTGGTCGGCTCGATGATCTGGCTGGACTGGCAGATGACGCTGGTGGCGGCGCTGCTCTACCCGATCGCGGTGGTGCCGGTGCTGCGCCTCGGCAAGCGCATCCGCCGCGCCTCCGGCGGCATGCAGGACCGGGTGGGGGAGCTGGCGGCGACGCTGACCGAATCCTTCTCCGCCGCCCGCATGGTCCGCACCTACCGGTTGGAGGAGAGCGAGGAGGCCCGGGCGCGCGGCGCCTTCGCCCAACTCCGCGCCGCGCTGATGGGCATCAACCGGATCCGCTCCAGCCTCGACCCGATGCTGGAGGCCATCGGCGGCGTGGCCGTGGCCGCCATCCTGGCCGTGGTCGGCTGGCGCGTCTCGCAGGGCATCGGCACGGTCGGGCAGTTCACCGGCTTCGTCGCGGCGCTGCTCATCGCCTCCCGCCCCGTGCGGGCGCTGGGTTCGCTGAACGCCGCCCTGCAGGAGGGGCTGGCCGGCCTGTCGCGGGTCTTCGCCGTGATGGACACGAAGCCCCGCATCACCTCCCCGGCCGGGGCGCCCACCCTGCCGCCGGGGCATGGCCGGGTGGAATTCGCCGATGTCGCCTTCGCCTATGAGGGCGGCGGCGATGCGGCGCTGCGCGGGGTGAGCTTCGTGGCCGAGCCGGGGCGGACCCTGGCGCTGGTCGGCCCCTCGGGCGCCGGCAAGTCCACCGCCCTGGCCCTGCTGCCGCGCCTCTACGACGTGACCGGCGGCCAGGTCTCGCTGGATGGCGCCGATGTCCGGACGGTCTCGCTCGACAGCCTGCGCGACGCCATCGCCTATGTCGGGCAGGATGCGGTGATCTTCGACGACACCGCCTTCAGCAACATCGCCAGCGGCCGGCCGGGCGCGACCCGCGCGGAGGTGGAGGACGCCGCCCGCGCCGCCGCCGCGCACGGCTTCCTGTCGGCGCTGCCCCAGGGCTACGACACGGTGCTGGGCCCCGGCGGCTCGCGCCTTTCGGGCGGGCAGAAGCAGCGCGTTTCCCTGGCCCGCGCCCTGCTCCGCAACCCGCGCGTGCTGCTGCTGGACGAGGCGACCAGCGCCCTCGATGCCGAGAACGAGGCGGCGGTGCAGGAGGCCATCGCGCGGCTGCGGGCCGGGCGCACCACGCTGGTGGTGGCGCATCGCCTCTCCACCGTGCGGGATGCCGACCTGATCGTGGCCATGGAGGGGGGCCGTGTCGCGGAACAGGGCACCCATGCCGAGCTGATGCGGCATGACGGGCTCTATGCCCGGCTGGTGCGGACGCAGAGCTTCGTGGTGGCCTGA
- a CDS encoding ankyrin repeat domain-containing protein, whose amino-acid sequence MRRLLLASLATLLLPAVAAQAQYDPTRPRGPLQPNTPGAAPAVAPPPLPGAGGGSGGAIPSDKPVASMSPNDELFDAITRGDMAAARDAVSRGADLEARNVLGLTPIDAAVDRGRNDIAFYLLSARASFRPSAPSSAPPREAAAPRSGASRPAAPREAARGHAPASPREAASPRPTRTADQAPTGRAPGGNGGTPRPEAGFLGFDGRGG is encoded by the coding sequence ATGCGCCGCCTGCTCCTCGCCAGCCTCGCCACCCTGCTGCTGCCTGCCGTGGCCGCACAGGCGCAATATGACCCGACCCGCCCGCGCGGCCCGCTGCAGCCCAACACTCCGGGCGCGGCACCGGCGGTCGCGCCACCGCCCCTGCCCGGCGCCGGCGGTGGCTCCGGTGGCGCGATTCCGTCGGACAAGCCCGTGGCCAGCATGTCGCCGAACGACGAGCTCTTCGACGCCATCACCCGGGGCGACATGGCCGCCGCCCGCGACGCCGTCTCGCGCGGCGCCGACCTGGAGGCCCGCAACGTCCTCGGGCTGACGCCGATCGATGCGGCGGTGGACCGGGGCCGCAACGACATCGCCTTCTACCTGCTCTCGGCCCGCGCCTCCTTCCGCCCCAGCGCCCCCTCCTCCGCCCCTCCGCGCGAGGCCGCTGCCCCGCGTTCCGGCGCCTCCCGCCCTGCGGCACCGCGTGAGGCCGCGCGCGGGCACGCCCCGGCCAGCCCGCGCGAGGCGGCCAGCCCCCGCCCGACGCGCACGGCCGACCAGGCACCCACCGGGCGGGCGCCCGGGGGCAATGGCGGCACGCCCCGGCCGGAAGCCGGCTTCCTGGGCTTCGACGGCCGCGGCGGCTGA
- a CDS encoding flavin monoamine oxidase family protein — MHLPSQSDVLILGAGAAGLAAARACLARGLSCAVLEARDRAGGRALTDHSLGWPVDLGATWVHAASRNPLTALARALGFPLLNHDDHRLHRLYLDHPGDAPGAGRWATESEQAEFDEAYDRWMEAVRAAPWEPDPALATVAPRGGPWDASIAAWEGQTIAAAEPRDMGVADFLQNQLEPPNLLPEPGFGTLLTRLAEGLPILTGWPVERVRWSGTGVQAEGPRGVLEGRAAIVTLPASLLAAGALRFDPPLPPEYQESLHGLPLGLLTKFILPARGEDRLDLPPFGGAERRVGEGETRMTFVAWPFGRPHLEGFLGGDQAWALEREGPAAQLAHAEEELARLYGARARQAIDWDRALVSRWGADPFSRGAYSYARPGAAGARAALSVPLADGRLLLAGEHCHPHLAGTVGGAWETGEAAAATIATALSPRLG; from the coding sequence ATGCATCTTCCGAGCCAATCCGATGTGCTGATCCTCGGTGCCGGCGCGGCCGGCCTCGCGGCGGCACGTGCCTGCCTCGCCCGTGGGCTGAGCTGTGCCGTGCTGGAGGCGCGGGACCGCGCCGGTGGCCGGGCGCTGACCGATCACAGCCTTGGCTGGCCGGTGGATCTCGGCGCCACCTGGGTGCACGCGGCCTCACGGAACCCGCTGACGGCGCTGGCCCGGGCGCTGGGCTTCCCGCTGCTGAACCACGACGACCATCGTCTCCACCGCCTCTACCTGGACCACCCCGGCGACGCCCCCGGCGCGGGGCGCTGGGCGACGGAGTCGGAACAGGCCGAATTCGACGAAGCCTATGACCGCTGGATGGAGGCCGTGCGGGCCGCCCCTTGGGAGCCGGACCCCGCCCTGGCCACCGTGGCGCCACGTGGCGGCCCCTGGGATGCCAGCATCGCCGCCTGGGAGGGACAGACCATCGCAGCGGCCGAGCCACGCGACATGGGGGTGGCGGACTTCCTGCAGAACCAGCTGGAGCCGCCCAACCTCCTGCCGGAACCCGGCTTCGGCACGCTGCTGACCCGGCTGGCGGAAGGTCTGCCGATTCTCACCGGCTGGCCCGTCGAGCGCGTCCGCTGGTCCGGCACCGGCGTCCAGGCCGAGGGGCCGCGCGGCGTGCTGGAGGGCCGGGCAGCCATCGTGACGCTGCCCGCCAGCCTCCTGGCCGCCGGGGCGCTGCGCTTCGATCCGCCCCTGCCGCCGGAATACCAGGAGTCGCTGCACGGCCTGCCGCTCGGGCTGCTGACCAAGTTCATCCTGCCGGCCCGTGGCGAGGACCGGCTGGACCTGCCGCCCTTCGGTGGGGCCGAGCGGCGCGTCGGAGAGGGCGAGACCCGCATGACCTTCGTGGCCTGGCCCTTCGGGCGGCCGCATCTGGAGGGCTTCCTCGGCGGCGACCAGGCCTGGGCGCTGGAGCGCGAGGGGCCCGCGGCGCAGCTCGCCCATGCCGAGGAGGAACTGGCGCGGCTCTATGGCGCAAGGGCGCGGCAGGCCATCGACTGGGACCGCGCCCTGGTCAGCCGCTGGGGGGCCGATCCCTTCTCGCGCGGGGCCTACAGCTATGCCCGGCCCGGCGCGGCGGGTGCGCGCGCGGCCCTGTCCGTCCCTCTGGCGGACGGGCGCCTGCTCCTGGCCGGCGAGCACTGCCACCCCCATCTGGCCGGCACCGTCGGCGGCGCCTGGGAAACCGGAGAAGCCGCGGCCGCGACGATCGCCACGGCCCTGTCCCCGAGGCTCGGCTGA